A single region of the bacterium genome encodes:
- the nusA gene encoding transcription termination factor NusA: MTDNHQEIVENIALVLRERSLERERLQTILEEVFKTALKKMFKLETGDPFQVVFNFDKGDIEIYVEKEIVEDDQVIQPELQIAVSEARFKQKQIADDEGYDFDENDWQVGGSYIDFVNYRTFGRRLIQSTRQMLIQKIRGQEQENTFAEYEKRIGEIIIGEVRQIHPEGIRVAVDKAELLFPRNEQIRTEKYRRGDTIKAVIIEVRRTNKDPEIIVSRRDPLLVRRLFELEVPEIQDNIIEIRQISRDAGERTKIAVDSNDKRIDPVGACVGMKGVRIQAIQRELNGEKIDVIAYTNDRELLIRRAMNPVTPVEILFDPSGSGAVAVIPDDQIALAIGRRHQNIRLASEIVGKNFTIRPIKQSAYYADELPIGEVFGIPEHYVAALTEHGVATAEAVLSLYDNEPAKLHAILNTDEDSISSFIRELSVYFDQSSREG; this comes from the coding sequence ATGACCGACAACCATCAGGAAATCGTCGAAAATATTGCGTTAGTATTACGCGAACGATCGCTGGAACGAGAACGATTACAGACGATTCTGGAAGAGGTATTCAAGACCGCACTCAAGAAAATGTTTAAGTTGGAAACCGGCGATCCGTTTCAAGTCGTGTTTAACTTCGACAAAGGCGATATTGAAATCTACGTCGAAAAGGAAATCGTTGAAGACGATCAAGTAATACAACCCGAATTGCAGATTGCAGTATCCGAGGCTCGGTTTAAGCAGAAACAGATTGCGGATGATGAAGGATACGATTTCGACGAGAATGACTGGCAGGTCGGCGGTAGCTATATCGACTTTGTGAATTATCGCACCTTTGGCAGACGACTGATACAGTCGACCCGTCAGATGTTGATACAAAAGATTCGTGGTCAGGAGCAGGAAAACACCTTCGCCGAATACGAAAAACGCATCGGCGAAATCATCATCGGCGAAGTGCGTCAGATTCACCCCGAGGGAATACGCGTCGCAGTCGATAAAGCGGAATTACTCTTCCCTCGTAACGAACAAATCCGTACCGAGAAATATCGTCGTGGCGATACTATCAAAGCAGTTATCATCGAAGTGCGCCGAACCAATAAAGACCCGGAAATTATTGTCAGCCGCCGTGATCCGCTGTTAGTTCGCCGCTTGTTTGAATTGGAAGTGCCGGAAATTCAGGACAACATCATCGAAATCCGGCAAATCAGCCGTGATGCCGGTGAACGTACAAAAATTGCTGTCGACTCCAATGACAAACGAATTGACCCGGTTGGCGCGTGCGTTGGCATGAAAGGCGTGCGGATTCAAGCAATCCAACGCGAACTGAACGGGGAAAAAATCGACGTCATCGCTTATACCAATGATCGCGAATTGTTGATTCGCCGTGCGATGAATCCCGTAACCCCGGTGGAAATACTATTTGATCCTTCCGGTTCGGGTGCAGTAGCGGTTATCCCCGACGATCAGATTGCGCTTGCTATCGGTCGCCGGCATCAAAACATCCGCTTGGCTTCCGAAATCGTAGGAAAGAACTTTACGATTCGACCGATAAAACAGTCGGCTTACTATGCCGATGAGTTGCCGATTGGCGAAGTGTTTGGAATTCCGGAACACTACGTAGCAGCGTTAACCGAACATGGTGTAGCGACTGCTGAAGCAGTATTGAGCCTTTACGACAACGAACCGGCAAAACTACATGCGATTTTAAATACGGATGAAGATTCAATCAGCAGTTTCATTCGTGAGTTAAGTGTATACTTCGACCAGTCTTCGCGAGAAGGGTGA